The segment GGTCGAGCATCTCTTTGGCCAGCGGGGCGATTTCCGTCTTCCAGTAATCGCTCTGATACACCTCTTCATAGAGGCGTTCGGCCTCTTCTTCACTCTCGAACCGGCGGATCCAGATGTAGAGATCCGGCTCGTCCAAAGCCACAAAACTGCCTACGAAGACCATGCCTTTCGACACCTGAAAGGGGATGATCTTCTCTTCCATCAGCCGGACCCAGCGCTCCCGCTTGCCATCCTTGATACGGTACTGACGCAGTTCGAAAAACATATCCACTCCCTCCTCCCAACGTTTCAGTGGAATCTCACAGCCCGGAAAGGGCCTCTTCGAAAGCCTTCGACACGGTGTCCCGGACGGATTCCGGAGGCCGGAGGGAGCAGGGCTCCCGATGGAGC is part of the Desulfatiglans anilini DSM 4660 genome and harbors:
- a CDS encoding NIPSNAP family protein translates to MFFELRQYRIKDGKRERWVRLMEEKIIPFQVSKGMVFVGSFVALDEPDLYIWIRRFESEEEAERLYEEVYQSDYWKTEIAPLAKEMLDRDKMVITRMSATDKSVIR